The Treponema medium genome has a window encoding:
- a CDS encoding ISAs1 family transposase: MVKCSWGGTMTLQESFENIKDERIERCKKHNLVDILMLVFVGVLCGYKSIEQIQFYATLSEQTLKKYLKLENGIPSSDTILRVLARIDAKQLEKVFIEYARETFGKHIAENEVLAIDGKTIRRSEYAPTGEDKRAHKAAHVVSAWAHSLGVCFGQVKTEEKSNEITAIPELLDLLDLKGMIITIDAMGCQKKIVEKIAEKEAEYVISLKGNQQSIHRDVKEFFEHPCDDAYCQYYNIQRGEYSIEIGHGRIEKRTCYLCGNIDWLSEKDEWKNLNAVGMLVCERTVKKTGKKSVEQRYFLTSLTDVHKAAFAMRAHWGIENNLHWVLDAILDEDYCLVRKDNAAANLSVLRKIVLNILKQVDFSDIIKAKKMLL, encoded by the coding sequence ATGGTAAAATGTTCTTGGGGTGGAACAATGACATTACAAGAATCATTTGAGAACATTAAAGACGAAAGAATCGAAAGATGCAAGAAACACAATCTCGTCGATATACTGATGCTCGTGTTTGTGGGAGTGTTGTGCGGGTATAAAAGCATAGAACAAATACAATTTTATGCGACATTAAGCGAACAAACCCTTAAAAAATATCTGAAACTGGAAAATGGCATCCCCAGCAGCGATACGATTCTGCGAGTGCTTGCAAGGATTGATGCAAAGCAGCTTGAAAAAGTATTCATAGAATATGCACGAGAGACATTCGGCAAGCATATTGCAGAAAATGAAGTATTGGCGATTGACGGAAAAACTATCCGGCGCTCTGAATATGCACCAACCGGCGAAGATAAAAGAGCCCATAAAGCCGCTCATGTTGTTTCGGCTTGGGCGCACTCTCTGGGTGTGTGTTTTGGGCAGGTGAAAACAGAAGAAAAATCAAATGAAATCACCGCCATTCCTGAACTTCTGGATCTGTTAGACTTAAAAGGGATGATTATTACTATAGATGCGATGGGTTGCCAGAAAAAAATCGTTGAGAAAATAGCAGAAAAGGAAGCGGAGTATGTCATTTCTCTGAAAGGAAATCAGCAATCGATCCATCGGGATGTAAAAGAGTTTTTTGAGCACCCTTGTGATGACGCTTATTGTCAGTATTACAATATTCAGCGAGGAGAATATAGCATTGAAATTGGACACGGACGAATTGAAAAACGCACCTGTTATCTTTGCGGGAATATTGATTGGCTTTCAGAAAAAGATGAATGGAAGAATCTCAATGCAGTTGGAATGCTCGTGTGCGAAAGAACGGTAAAGAAGACTGGGAAGAAATCCGTTGAACAAAGATATTTTTTGACCTCACTGACAGATGTGCACAAGGCTGCTTTCGCAATGAGGGCTCATTGGGGGATAGAAAATAACCTGCATTGGGTTCTCGATGCAATTCTCGATGAGGATTATTGTCTTGTGCGAAAAGACAATGCGGCAGCAAACTTAAGCGTCTTACGAAAAATTGTCTTGAATATACTCAAACAGGTTGACTTTTCGGATATCATAAAAGCAAAGAAAATGCTCCTATAA
- a CDS encoding MFS transporter produces the protein MIHILLAIIYAAFISLGLPDALLGSAWPAMYRELSVPVSYSGAIFMIIAGGTIISSLQSDRLTKIFGAGKVTAFSVLITAAALFGFSVSHSYSALCLWAIPYGLGAGSVDASLNNYVAVHYANRHMSWLHCMWGIGASIGPYIMGAVLTGGQPWNMGYRYIAVLQTCLTAVLLVSLPLWNKQPKTDGTTDEDVKAPPLPLRQVIAIPGAKEIMLTFFCYCAVEQTANLWTSSYLVLHRGLPEKEAAGLASLFFIGITAGRFLSGFLTFKLTDTQMIRLGQSGIGAGVVLLFLSFGKTTVLPLLGLGLIGLGCAPIYPSIIHATPAQFGKDKSQAMIGVQMASAYAGTCLMPPIFGLVANHIGVALMPLYLAVILIVMIFMHEKMLTKTATSTACS, from the coding sequence ATGATACATATATTGCTCGCAATTATTTACGCAGCGTTTATCAGTCTTGGGCTGCCGGATGCTCTGTTAGGTTCCGCATGGCCGGCGATGTATCGGGAGCTTTCTGTCCCCGTGTCCTATTCCGGTGCTATTTTTATGATTATTGCAGGCGGGACTATTATTTCCAGCCTTCAAAGCGACCGGTTGACAAAGATTTTCGGTGCCGGAAAAGTAACGGCATTCAGTGTTTTGATAACAGCAGCGGCACTCTTCGGTTTTTCGGTCAGTCATTCCTATAGTGCACTGTGCCTGTGGGCGATACCATACGGACTCGGTGCCGGAAGTGTTGATGCATCCCTCAACAATTATGTAGCAGTGCATTATGCCAACAGGCACATGAGCTGGCTGCACTGTATGTGGGGGATAGGTGCCTCAATAGGTCCGTACATTATGGGCGCTGTTCTGACCGGCGGTCAGCCGTGGAATATGGGCTATCGATATATTGCGGTGCTACAGACCTGTTTAACCGCCGTACTACTGGTGAGTCTGCCACTTTGGAATAAGCAACCGAAAACGGATGGCACTACGGATGAGGATGTAAAAGCGCCGCCGCTCCCCCTAAGACAGGTGATTGCCATTCCCGGTGCAAAAGAAATTATGCTTACCTTTTTCTGTTACTGTGCTGTAGAGCAAACCGCAAATTTATGGACAAGCAGCTATCTGGTTTTACACCGAGGGCTTCCGGAAAAAGAGGCTGCAGGACTCGCCAGCCTCTTTTTTATCGGTATTACTGCGGGGAGATTTTTGAGCGGATTTTTAACCTTCAAATTAACCGATACGCAGATGATCCGGCTTGGACAAAGCGGCATCGGCGCAGGTGTTGTGCTGCTGTTCCTTTCGTTCGGAAAAACAACGGTACTGCCCCTGCTCGGTTTAGGGCTTATCGGCTTGGGGTGTGCACCGATTTATCCTTCGATTATCCATGCGACACCTGCACAATTCGGAAAAGATAAGTCTCAAGCGATGATCGGGGTACAGATGGCGTCCGCGTATGCCGGAACTTGTCTGATGCCGCCGATCTTCGGGTTGGTTGCAAATCATATCGGTGTCGCACTGATGCCGCTCTATTTGGCGGTGATTTTAATTGTGATGATCTTTATGCACGAAAAAATGCTCACCAAAACGGCAACTTCTACAGCGTGCAGTTAA
- a CDS encoding HigA family addiction module antitoxin, with protein MDVILKPVHVGDILYEEFMQPYHITAYRLAQMTGISQTQIGRIIKGKRGITVDTALRFAQVFSTSPEFWLNIQNRYEIDSMKAETKETIKQIQPITHVFA; from the coding sequence ATGGATGTTATACTAAAACCGGTACATGTAGGCGATATACTGTATGAAGAGTTTATGCAGCCGTATCATATAACGGCGTATAGACTTGCGCAAATGACAGGGATTTCGCAAACGCAAATAGGACGGATCATAAAAGGAAAAAGAGGTATTACAGTCGATACGGCATTACGTTTCGCGCAGGTTTTTAGCACAAGTCCTGAATTTTGGCTGAATATTCAAAATAGGTATGAAATTGATAGCATGAAAGCAGAAACAAAAGAAACTATTAAACAAATACAACCAATTACCCATGTGTTTGCTTAA
- a CDS encoding type II toxin-antitoxin system RelE/ParE family toxin: protein MIVDWQDKEALKIWNMQPSTRLPPEIQQRVRQKLILIDAAISLSDLKSPPSNSLEALKHDRKGQYSIRINNQWRICFEWNNGRVVIVDIVDYH from the coding sequence ATGATAGTTGATTGGCAAGATAAAGAAGCCCTGAAAATATGGAATATGCAGCCGTCAACGCGATTACCTCCTGAAATACAGCAAAGAGTACGGCAAAAATTAATTCTCATAGATGCTGCAATTTCGTTAAGTGATCTAAAATCTCCGCCGTCAAATAGTTTAGAAGCTTTAAAACATGACAGAAAAGGTCAATACAGTATTAGAATAAATAATCAGTGGCGTATTTGCTTTGAATGGAACAACGGACGAGTTGTTATCGTCGATATTGTCGATTATCATTAG
- a CDS encoding TldD/PmbA family protein, with translation MKVNIHRLLTEAKDAVPQAEWIGLRRVTNYLTGFSAIDGKFDEAAGGSDEGVMLEVLYKGTFSYAATADLSSGGIKCAAKQAFAAAQAAQPYGIHRFDQTMRPAAQVRYATKREKLSGIPAAETVALLCSICDAAKVSSKIIQTAASCETGICETEMVSTNGADIRQTVRFGGISMNAVAREGDVIQQRSAHGRSALTYQGGRELFNPAALLEKARKAGTEAVELLTAEPCPNGKRTLVLMPDQMMLQIHESVGHALEIDRILGDERNYAGGSFITPEDIGSFRYGSPLMNVAFNPTIAQELASYGADDIGNAAVKEYLIKDGILIRALGSLESQKRSGLRGVANQRACSWNRPPIDRMANLNLEAGTSSFDSIIASIENGILMFSNRSWSIDDYRNKFQFGCEYAKLIENGKLTKTVRDPNYRGISRYFWNSLCAVGDESTFEVFGTPNCGKGEPNQVIRVGHASPVCAFSDVEVFGGGK, from the coding sequence ATGAAAGTGAATATACACCGGCTTTTAACGGAAGCGAAGGACGCTGTTCCGCAGGCCGAGTGGATCGGATTACGGCGGGTTACCAATTATCTGACAGGGTTTTCCGCTATCGACGGTAAATTCGACGAGGCGGCCGGAGGCTCCGACGAGGGAGTTATGCTGGAGGTGCTGTACAAGGGAACGTTTAGCTATGCGGCGACTGCCGATCTGAGCAGCGGCGGTATCAAGTGCGCTGCGAAGCAGGCTTTTGCAGCGGCACAGGCAGCGCAGCCCTACGGTATCCACCGTTTTGATCAAACGATGCGCCCCGCCGCGCAGGTACGCTATGCGACAAAGCGTGAAAAATTAAGCGGGATTCCCGCCGCCGAAACGGTTGCGCTCTTGTGCAGTATCTGCGATGCCGCAAAGGTTTCTTCAAAGATTATTCAGACTGCCGCTTCCTGCGAAACGGGTATCTGCGAAACCGAAATGGTTTCTACCAACGGCGCCGACATACGGCAAACCGTCCGGTTCGGCGGTATCAGCATGAATGCCGTTGCGCGGGAAGGAGATGTTATCCAGCAGCGGAGCGCGCACGGACGCTCTGCACTCACTTATCAGGGCGGACGGGAACTGTTCAACCCTGCGGCGCTGCTTGAAAAGGCACGGAAGGCAGGCACGGAAGCAGTCGAGCTGTTGACTGCCGAGCCGTGCCCCAACGGTAAGCGGACGCTCGTGCTGATGCCCGATCAGATGATGCTGCAAATTCATGAAAGCGTCGGGCACGCGCTGGAAATAGACCGCATCCTCGGCGACGAGCGTAACTATGCGGGCGGCAGTTTTATCACACCGGAAGATATCGGCAGTTTCCGCTACGGTTCCCCGTTGATGAACGTCGCCTTTAACCCGACCATCGCGCAGGAGCTGGCAAGCTACGGAGCGGACGATATCGGTAACGCTGCGGTAAAGGAATACCTTATTAAAGACGGCATCTTGATACGGGCGCTCGGCAGCTTGGAAAGTCAAAAGCGGTCGGGACTCCGGGGCGTTGCAAATCAGCGCGCCTGTTCATGGAACCGTCCGCCCATCGACCGGATGGCAAACCTCAATCTCGAAGCGGGAACGAGCAGCTTCGATTCCATCATCGCCTCAATCGAAAACGGCATTCTGATGTTCTCCAACCGTTCATGGTCGATCGACGATTACCGCAATAAATTTCAATTCGGCTGCGAGTATGCCAAGCTGATCGAAAACGGCAAACTGACAAAAACTGTCCGCGACCCGAACTACCGCGGCATTTCACGGTACTTTTGGAACAGCCTCTGCGCAGTCGGCGACGAAAGCACCTTCGAGGTGTTCGGTACGCCGAATTGCGGCAAGGGCGAGCCGAATCAGGTGATACGGGTAGGGCACGCAAGTCCCGTATGCGCATTCAGCGATGTTGAAGTATTTGGAGGCGGAAAATGA
- a CDS encoding TldD/PmbA family protein: MSCDQEMMCEMDSDFKWHFESLADFFFDELLPTEQASLSYDAEDTYFLRMNHAKVRQNGFVKQAAISITLYKNKKTYRFAQGLSGQLEQDKETLAAALENARSIIAQLPEDPYQSIPTASDDSETIYDGALLSQEIIEKTLLEPVSDLDFAGLFSQGMICRGAANTAGARHWFQTKTFTLDYSIWLKNGRAVKGLYAGRDWQQAEYEKRIADARQSLQVLALEPKKIEPGKYRVFIAADALVDVVEFFSWNGFGERGMQQGESAYLALKEEREHFADSFNLTQDFSIGVEPSFNSEGESAPEKLTVIEKGKLIHTIVSSRSEKQYGTKANGADSDEGFRSAAIGAGTLAEADALKELGTGIYISNFHYLNWSDPATARVTGMTRFACLWVENGKVTAPIADMRWDESLYNMFGANLLALTKERKLFVETSTYEERAVGGCLLPGILVKDFNCTL; the protein is encoded by the coding sequence ATGAGTTGTGATCAAGAAATGATGTGTGAAATGGATTCCGATTTTAAATGGCATTTTGAGTCTCTTGCAGACTTTTTCTTCGATGAGCTGTTACCCACTGAACAAGCGTCTCTAAGCTACGATGCGGAGGACACTTACTTCCTGCGGATGAATCACGCCAAGGTGCGGCAAAACGGTTTTGTGAAACAGGCGGCAATTTCGATTACTCTCTATAAAAACAAGAAAACCTATCGCTTTGCACAAGGGTTGAGCGGCCAGCTTGAGCAGGATAAGGAAACGCTTGCCGCAGCGTTGGAGAATGCACGCAGTATTATCGCGCAGCTTCCCGAAGATCCCTATCAGTCTATTCCTACTGCAAGCGATGATTCCGAAACAATCTATGACGGTGCGTTGCTTTCACAAGAGATAATAGAAAAGACGCTGCTTGAGCCTGTGTCGGATTTGGATTTTGCCGGGCTTTTTTCGCAAGGGATGATATGCCGCGGAGCTGCCAATACGGCCGGCGCACGGCACTGGTTCCAAACAAAGACCTTTACGCTCGACTATTCGATTTGGCTGAAAAACGGACGTGCGGTAAAAGGCTTGTACGCAGGGCGCGACTGGCAGCAGGCAGAATACGAAAAACGCATCGCCGATGCGCGGCAGAGTTTGCAGGTGCTTGCGCTTGAACCGAAAAAAATCGAGCCGGGCAAATACCGCGTTTTTATCGCTGCAGATGCGTTGGTGGATGTCGTAGAGTTTTTCTCGTGGAACGGCTTCGGGGAGCGGGGTATGCAGCAGGGCGAAAGCGCCTATCTTGCATTAAAAGAAGAGCGAGAGCATTTTGCCGATTCCTTTAATTTGACGCAGGATTTTTCCATCGGTGTGGAACCGTCGTTTAATAGCGAAGGAGAATCCGCTCCCGAAAAATTAACTGTTATCGAAAAAGGAAAGCTCATTCATACCATCGTGAGTTCCCGCTCGGAAAAACAGTACGGTACGAAGGCAAACGGCGCCGATTCAGATGAAGGATTCCGTTCCGCAGCTATTGGAGCAGGGACACTTGCCGAAGCGGATGCCCTCAAAGAACTGGGAACCGGCATCTACATTTCGAACTTCCACTACCTTAACTGGAGCGATCCGGCAACCGCTCGCGTAACTGGCATGACCCGTTTTGCCTGCCTCTGGGTGGAAAACGGAAAAGTTACAGCCCCCATTGCGGATATGCGCTGGGATGAATCGCTGTACAATATGTTCGGCGCGAATCTCCTTGCGCTCACCAAAGAACGGAAGCTCTTTGTAGAAACAAGTACCTACGAAGAGCGCGCAGTAGGCGGATGCCTCTTGCCCGGTATCTTGGTCAAGGACTTTAACTGCACGCTGTAG
- a CDS encoding alpha/beta hydrolase, whose translation MFYDNNPAKINRFTKPHFFQGGDKAILLIHGYTGSPREMLWLGSQLHKAGYTVSIPRLPGHGTNKEDFIASSWKDWLRRVYDEYLDLSDAYQTVYIGGLSMGGVLTALLAAKFQPEKIFLCAPAFMAADSRIKLTPYLKYFVQTIPTEGSTFYKEPEYYDCVKDYCNYDYVGKAADLYKLQKMAIQQLPNIRSKVITVLSKSDQSVPFKEKELIDRLLKAPNEYVILEESSHIVTDDVERELVAQRIIEFLNR comes from the coding sequence ATGTTTTACGATAATAATCCGGCAAAAATAAATCGGTTCACAAAACCTCATTTTTTTCAGGGCGGAGATAAAGCTATTTTGTTGATACATGGGTATACGGGCTCTCCGCGGGAAATGCTCTGGCTCGGCTCTCAGCTGCATAAGGCGGGATACACCGTATCGATTCCGCGCCTGCCGGGGCATGGAACAAACAAAGAGGACTTTATCGCAAGTTCGTGGAAGGATTGGCTGCGGCGCGTGTATGACGAATACCTCGATTTATCCGACGCATATCAGACGGTATATATCGGTGGTCTTTCGATGGGCGGCGTGTTGACTGCGCTCCTTGCAGCAAAATTTCAACCTGAAAAAATCTTCCTTTGTGCACCAGCGTTTATGGCCGCCGATTCGCGAATCAAACTGACGCCATACTTAAAATACTTTGTACAAACTATTCCGACGGAAGGGTCAACTTTTTATAAAGAACCTGAATACTATGATTGCGTCAAAGACTATTGCAACTATGATTACGTCGGAAAGGCTGCAGACTTGTACAAACTGCAGAAGATGGCTATTCAGCAGCTTCCGAACATTCGTTCAAAGGTGATAACGGTTTTATCAAAATCGGATCAGTCGGTACCGTTTAAGGAAAAAGAACTCATCGACCGGCTGCTCAAGGCGCCAAATGAGTATGTCATCTTGGAAGAAAGCAGTCATATCGTTACCGATGATGTCGAGCGTGAATTGGTAGCACAGCGTATTATCGAGTTTTTGAATAGATAA